In Kwoniella dejecticola CBS 10117 chromosome 4, complete sequence, one genomic interval encodes:
- a CDS encoding glutaredoxin: MIRSTSGSSSSSSASASSGSSSSFAALGFTSTSSDFAESSSSAVAEKLALRESANASISRPSSSYSQSPRRAFSLPSKIKLPFTSPRLTSSPVLGLGSPMIPLHSPTRLTARRFSYGLKSRASHYALPLSVAGLFTLGLFIWMSMNSSSEVSRFNSSSRLQLYGRSRFSEEEHAHKIKYSKLNNLPGYDSRNEYEEGDSGIKFLVMDEEELIAEDDLFWDSYKDPEPLSREEQKLADELKAHKADVIKHDKIQSLRALVWWLAEGGILPNDWEVPTKAYLKKIGGRGMERLLEDIDGGDEDDEIFDNGWAEFANKRYRVVIFSKTHCPFSKKAKSIFGEYHISPAPFIIELDQRSDMDKIQTLLQRITGRRTVPNVLLDFASIGGSDDVTLLHSEGGLQRRLEDMDVLPFSRRGRPAPVPVPVAAPELVEEVIQPEPEAQGLAEETAITPADSEDSSTTVDAGNVELKRQISDRESEDEDDDILLTPKLGKRELAALQVERKVTNAERFNAKRREVPGTGNLELTDRSERGSWREDGVLM; the protein is encoded by the exons atgatcagatcaacctcaggctcatcatcatcttcttcagcttcagcatcttccggttcatcatcatctttcgcaGCATTAGGATTTACATCGACTTCTTCCGACTTTGCCGAAAGTTCTTCTTCAGCCGTAGCAGAGAAACTGGCTCTGCGGGAATCGGCAAACGCATCGAtatctcgaccttcttcatcttacTCTCAATCACCTAGACGAGCATTCTCCTTACCATCCAAAATCAAATTACCATTCACCTCGCCTCGACTGACTTCTTCACCGGTCCTCGGACTGGGCTCACCAATGATCCCACTACATTCGCCCACCCGCCTGACCGCCCGGAGGTTCTCGTACGGGCTCAAATCACGCGCATCGCACTACGCCTTGCCTCTAAGCGTGGCCGGACTGTTCACCCTCGGTCTGTTCATCTGGATGTCAATGAACTCCTCGAGCGAAGTATCGCGCTTCAACAGTTCTAGCAGATTACAACTATATGGCCGCTCAAGGTTttcagaagaagaacatgcGCATAAGATCAAGTATAGCAAGCTCAACAATCTTCCCGGCTACGACTCTAGGAACgagtacgaagaaggcgattcCGGTATCAAGTTCCtggtgatggatgaagaggagttGATAGCTGAGGATGACCTGTTCTGGGACTCGTACAAAGACCCGGAACCGCTCTCGAGGGAAGAACAGAAATTAGCGGACGAATTGAAAGCGCATAAAGCGGACGTGATAAAGCACGATAAAATACAGTCCTTACGAGCGTTGGTATGGTGGCTCGCCGAAGGAGGTATCTTGCCGAATGATTGGGAAGTACCCACCAAGGCGTACCTCAAGAAGATcggcggaagaggtatgGAAAGGCTTTTAGAAGATATTGACGGcggtgatgaggatgacgagatcTTTGATAACGGTTGGGCGGAATTCGCGAATAAGCGATACAGAGTGGTCATCTTCTCAAAG ACACATTGTCCATTTTCGAAGAAAGCTAAATCAATTTTCGGCGAATACCATATATCTCCTGCACCATTCATCATTGAGCTCGACCAACGAT CCGATATGGACAAGATACAGACCCTCTTACAACGAATCACAGGCCGTCGAACCGTACCGAACGTCTTGCTAGATTTCGCCTCTATCGGCGGCTCAGACGACGTTACCCTCTTGCACTCCGAAGGAGGCTTACAAAGGCGGTTAGAGGATATGGACGTATTACCGTTCTCTAGACGAGGGAGACCCGCTCCCGTTCCTGTGCCCGTTGCTGCTCCTGAACTGGTAGAAGAAGTCATCCAACCTGAACCTGAGGCTCAAGGTCTTGCCGAGGAAACAGCGATCACTCCCGCCGATTCCGAGGATTCATCAACGACCGTCGACGCGGGAAACGTGGAGTTGAAAAGGCAGATCTCAGATAGGGAGtccgaagatgaggacgacgataTTTTGTTGACTCCTAAACTGGGGAAGAGGGAACTGGCAGCACTGCAAGTCGAACGCAAGGTGACCAATGCGGAGAGGTTCAAtgcgaagaggagggaagtACCGGGGACGGGTAATTTGGAATTGACAGATAGGTCGGAAAGAGGGAGTTGGAGGGAAGATGGTGTCTTGATGTAA